TTGATATGGAAGGAAACCGCCTTGAACAAACATTCACGATTCTTGATAAGGAAAAGAATTAAAATGTAAGTTTGCATTGTTATGCTTGAACAAACCGATCTTCAACAAGTGCTGGTGCTCGACATAGAAACAGTACCGCAATACGCTTCCTTTGATCTGGTTCCACCAGTGTTCAGGGAGCTTTGGGAGAAAAAGACATTGCCACAGCGTAAAGAAGGTGAAACGCCCGAAGAGTTTTATCCCAAAGCAGGGATCATGGCTGAGTTCGGGAAGATAGTGTGTATCTCGGTGGGCATCTTTACCCGCCAGGGCGACCAAATGGGCCTGCGTGTAAAATCATTTGCCGGTGACGATGAATGTGCCCTTCTGTCGGGTTTCATTTCGCTGCTCGACAAGCAACCACCATCTTTAAGCCTGTGTGCCCATAATGGCAAGGAGTTCGACTTTCCCTATCTCTGCCGCCGTACGCTTATAAACGAGCTGTGTATTCCTGCACAATTACGCATAAGAGGCAAAAAACCCTGGGAGATAAATCATCTCGACACCATGGAGCTATGGAAGTTCGGTGACTATAAAAACTATACCTCTTTAAATCTGCTGGCCGCTGTTTTTAATATCCCCACTCCAAAAGATGATATTAATGGCAGTGACGTTTACCGGGTTTACTGGGAGGAACACAATATTGAACGCATTAAAACTTACTGTCAAAAGGACGTTATCACTACAGCACAGCTTCTTATGAGGTTCAAACAGCTACCCCTGATAGCCGATGAGAATATAGCAATCGTGTGAAAGTTTATAACTTTCTCAGAGCTTTGCTTGTTATAGTCCTATATTAGAGCAATTTCAAATACATGGCAAAAAAAAAATCAAGTCATATACTCACCGTTTTCAACCAGCTCTTAAGCGACATCTTTGAGCGAAACGGAAATAAGCCGCTTAATTACAAGCAAGTAGCTGCGAAACTAAACCTTAATGATCCTGAATCGAGAGATACCATCATGGAGCTCTTAAAGGATGAGAGCAAAAAGGGCCTGTTCAGGGAAGTGGATCGCGGAAAGTTTCAGCTCAAAGAGCAGAAGACCCTGGTAACAGGAATTGTATCCATGACCAGCGATGGTTCTGCCTTCATAATACCCGAGGACGAATTTGAGGAAGATATCTATGTAGCGCCGCGAAAACTGCGCACAGCACTCAATGGAGACAAGGTAAAGATTTATGTCTTTGCAAAAAGTAAAGGCAAACGAAAGGAAGGCGAGGTAATCGAAATTATTCAGCGCGCCAAGATGGACTTTACCGGTATCCTCAAGGTGTCGGAGCGTTTTGCCTTCTTTATCCCTGACGATAGGAAAATGCTTCACGATATTTTCATACCACTGGGAGAACTAAACGGGGCAAAACATGGAGAAAAAGCGATAGCCAGGATCACCGACTGGCCTGAGGGGGCCAAAAACCCTATAGGCTCAATAACACGGGTTTTGGGGATTCAGGGAGAGAATAACACAGAAATGAATGCTATTCTCGCTGAATATGGCTTTCCCCTCCAGTTTCCCGATGAAGTTGAAAACGAAGCCAATTCTATTCCCGAGAACATTTCGAATGAGGAGATTGCGAAAAGACGCGACTTTAGGGAAGTGCTTACTTTCACAATCGACCCTGCTGATGCGAAAGACTTTGATGATGCTATTTCTTTCAGGCGGCTGGAAAATGGCAACTATGAAGTAGGGGTTCATATCGCCGACGTTACGCACTACGTAAAGCCGGATACGGCACTGGATAAAGAAGCGTTCGACCGCGGAACATCAGTATATCTCGTAGACCGCGTGATCCCTATGTTGCCCGAAAGGCTTTCAAACGGAGTTTGTTCGCTGCGCCCGAAGGAGGATAAGCTTTGTTTTGCGGCGGTCTTTGAACTTGATAAAGATGCAAACGTAATAAATCAATGGTTCGGAAAAACAGTGATTCATTCCGACAGACGGTTTTCGTATGAAGAAGCTCAGGAGGTAATTGAAGGAAATTCAGAAGATCTGAAAGAAGAAATACACATTCTTAACGATCTGGCCTATAAGCTTCGTGACCGGAAATTCAAGCATGGCGCAATTAGCTTTGAGTCTACTGAAGTGAAGTTTAAGCTTGATGAACAAAGCAGGCCAATAGGTGTATATGTTAAGGAACGCAAAGATGCACATAAGCTGATCGAAGATTTCATGCTGCTGGCTAACCGCAAAGTAGCTGAGTTTATAGCCAAAAAAGGCCGCGGCAAGAAACGGTTAACTTTCGTTTATCGTGCCCATGATGCTCCAAACGAACAGACTTTAGCTAGCTTCGCCCAGTTTGCAGCACGATTTGGATACAAGATCAACACAAAATCAGATAAGGAAATAGCACGGTCGCTCAACACCCTTATGGAAGATGTTGAAGGCAAGAAGGAACAGAACGTACTGACGCAACTGGCTATCCGGTCGATGGCTAAAGCCATTTATACTACTAAAAAATCAAGTCATTACGGACTGGCTTTCGATTTTTACACCCACTTTACCTCCCCTATCCGCCGTTATCCTGATATGATGGTACACCGTCTTTTAGAACATTATCTCAACGAAGGGCAATCTGTGAATGAAGAGGCTTATGAAAAGATGTGTTTACATACTTCGCAGATGGAAAAGAAGGCTGCGGATGCGGAACGGGCTTCTGTTAAATACAAACAGGCTGAATATCTTGAAAATAACATTGGAAGAGAGTACACCGGTATAATATCGGGAGTAACAGAGTGGGGTATGTATGTCGAAATAATAGAAAATAAATGTGAGGGCATGATTCGTCTCCGCGATATCACCGACGACTTCTATGTGCTTGATGAAAAGAACTATTGTATCATCGGACAGCGCAAAAAGAAAAAATACCAGCTTGGAGATGAGGT
The window above is part of the Arcticibacter tournemirensis genome. Proteins encoded here:
- a CDS encoding 3'-5' exonuclease — its product is MLEQTDLQQVLVLDIETVPQYASFDLVPPVFRELWEKKTLPQRKEGETPEEFYPKAGIMAEFGKIVCISVGIFTRQGDQMGLRVKSFAGDDECALLSGFISLLDKQPPSLSLCAHNGKEFDFPYLCRRTLINELCIPAQLRIRGKKPWEINHLDTMELWKFGDYKNYTSLNLLAAVFNIPTPKDDINGSDVYRVYWEEHNIERIKTYCQKDVITTAQLLMRFKQLPLIADENIAIV
- the rnr gene encoding ribonuclease R encodes the protein MAKKKSSHILTVFNQLLSDIFERNGNKPLNYKQVAAKLNLNDPESRDTIMELLKDESKKGLFREVDRGKFQLKEQKTLVTGIVSMTSDGSAFIIPEDEFEEDIYVAPRKLRTALNGDKVKIYVFAKSKGKRKEGEVIEIIQRAKMDFTGILKVSERFAFFIPDDRKMLHDIFIPLGELNGAKHGEKAIARITDWPEGAKNPIGSITRVLGIQGENNTEMNAILAEYGFPLQFPDEVENEANSIPENISNEEIAKRRDFREVLTFTIDPADAKDFDDAISFRRLENGNYEVGVHIADVTHYVKPDTALDKEAFDRGTSVYLVDRVIPMLPERLSNGVCSLRPKEDKLCFAAVFELDKDANVINQWFGKTVIHSDRRFSYEEAQEVIEGNSEDLKEEIHILNDLAYKLRDRKFKHGAISFESTEVKFKLDEQSRPIGVYVKERKDAHKLIEDFMLLANRKVAEFIAKKGRGKKRLTFVYRAHDAPNEQTLASFAQFAARFGYKINTKSDKEIARSLNTLMEDVEGKKEQNVLTQLAIRSMAKAIYTTKKSSHYGLAFDFYTHFTSPIRRYPDMMVHRLLEHYLNEGQSVNEEAYEKMCLHTSQMEKKAADAERASVKYKQAEYLENNIGREYTGIISGVTEWGMYVEIIENKCEGMIRLRDITDDFYVLDEKNYCIIGQRKKKKYQLGDEVTIMVKKVDLSKRQIDFTLLHRKAGEESSF